The Acanthochromis polyacanthus isolate Apoly-LR-REF ecotype Palm Island chromosome 2, KAUST_Apoly_ChrSc, whole genome shotgun sequence genome contains a region encoding:
- the LOC110961429 gene encoding E3 ubiquitin-protein ligase AMFR: MPLLFLERFPWPSLQTYTALSVALLAGSIFSAYTTVTDPGFGALETDETQAPSEVDLEHLNNDISNTELATTVLWYLVTDSLFVWVLVNTFCCFLMLIAKMIQYVVFGPLRVSEKQHLKDKFWNFIFYKFIFIFGVLNVQTVEEVVMWCLWFSALVFFHLMVQLCKDRFEYLSFSPSTPMNSHVQVLFLLVSLLLHCCGLAVVCGLLGASHGMHTLSFMAAECLLVTVRTGHVIMRYSIHLWDLNHPGTWESKGTYVYYTDFIMELAMLFLDLMHHIHMLLFGNIWLSMASLVIFMQLRYLFHEVQRRIRRHKNYLRVINNMEARFAVATAEELAANDDDCAICWDTMLTARKLPCGHLFHNSCLRSWLEQDTSCPTCRTSLNINGDGGQARNQQQGGGLEENIGPGGAAPDARPHINQHNHFFHFDGSRIASWLPSFSVEVMHTTNILGIAQANNSQLMAMAHQIQEMFPQVPSYLVMQDLQLTRSVEVTTDNILEGRIQVPFPTQAIERAPLQVSPAPDEQPGPSGAAEQGVSESDNMEVRGGRFSKSAEERQKMLKLRKEELLQQARRRYLNKSPEDQDEDLPGLEEDTVPQLDSTMLRRRTMAAAAERRMQNQQDPLP, translated from the exons ATGCCTCTGCTGTTTTTGGAGAGGTTTCCTTGGCCCAGCCTGCAAACCTACACAGCACTGAGTGTGGCTTTGCTGGCTGGGAGCATCTTCAGCGCCTACACCACTGTAACCGACCCGGGGTTTGGGGCCTTGGAAACCGATGAAACACAAGCTCCCTCTGAAGTGGATCTTGAACATCTAAATAATGATATTAGTAACACAGAACTGGCAACGACTGTCCTGTGGTATCTTGTGACTGATAGTCTCTTTGTATGG GTGTTGGTCAAcacattctgctgctttttgatGTTAATTGCAAAAATGATACAGTATGTGGTGTTTGGGCCACTTAGAGTCAGTGAGAAGCAG CACCTCAAGGATAAGTTCTGGAACTTCATCTTCTACaaatttattttcatctttggcGTATTGAACGTGCAAACAGTGGAGGAGGTGgtcatgtggtgtttgtggTTCTCTGCCCTGGTCTTCTTCCACCTCATGGTTCAGCTGTGCAAAGATCGTTTTGAATAT CTGTCTTTCTCCCCCTCCACTCCTATGAACAGCCATGTGCAAGTGCTCTTTCTGCTGGTCTCCCTGCTCCTGCACTGCTGTGGCCTGGCTGTAGTATGTGGCCTGCTGGGAGCTTCCCATGGCATGCACACCCTCTCCTTTATGGCAGCAGAG tgtctgctggtgACTGTACGCACAGGGCATGTCATCATGCG GTACTCCATCCATCTGTGGGATTTGAACCATCCAGGGACTTGGGAGAGTAAGGGAACGTATGTCTACTACACAGACTTCATAATGGAGCTGGCTATGCTCTTTCTGGACCTCATGCACCATATCCATATGCTG CTTTTTGGAAACATCTGGCTGTCCATGGCAAGCTTGGTTATCTTCATGCAGCTGCGGTATCTCTTCCATGAGGTCCAGCGCCGCATCCGCCGACACAAGAACTACCTTCGTGTCATCAACAACATGGAGGCCAG GTTTGCTGTTGCTACTGCAGAGGAGCTGGCAGCTAATGATGATGATTGTGCCATCTGCTGGGATACTATGTTGACAGCACGCAAACTACCCTGTGGTCATCTCTTCCACAA CTCTTGCTTACGCTCATGGCTTGAGCAGGACACATCATGTCCCACATGTCGGACATCCCTGAACATTAATGGAGATGGGGGCCAGGCCAGAAACCAGCAGCAGGGCGGAGGTTTAGAGGAGAATATTGGCCCAGGTGGAGCTGCCCCAGATGCTAGACCACATATCAACCAACACAATCACTTCTTCCACTTTGATG GATCTCGCATTGCTAGCTGGCTGCCCAGTTTCTCAGTAGAAGTCATGCACACTACTAACATACTGGGCATCGCTCAGGCCAACAACTCCCAGCTTATGGCCATG GCCCATCAGATTCAGGAGATGTTCCCTCAGGTGCCCTCCTACCTGGTAATGCAGGACCTGCAGTTGACCCGCTCTGTGGAGGTCACCACTGACAACATCCTGGAAGGACGCATCCAGGTCCCTTTCCCAACACAG GCCATAGAGCGCGCTCCTCTACAGGTGAGCCCTGCACCAGATGAACAGCCCGGTCCCAGTGGAGCAGCTGAGCAGGGCGTCAGTGAATCAGACAACATGGAGGTCAGAGGAGGCCGCTTCTCTAAGTCGGCTGAAGAGAGGCAGAAGATGTTAAAACTGAGGAAAGAAGAGTTGCTTCAGCAAGCGCGCAG GAGATATCTTAACAAGAGTCCAGAGGATCAGGATGAGGATTTGCCCGGGCTGGAGGAGGACACTGTCCCACAATTGGACTCGACTATGTTGAGGCGTCGAACCATGGCAGCAGCCGCAGAGAGACGCATGCAAAACCAACAAGACCCTTTACCCTGA
- the LOC110961418 gene encoding leukotriene B4 receptor 1-like: MNYSAELSPSEAPEEFDGGTAVVCVILGLSFLVGAPGNLLVIWTILRNVKQRSHTVVLLLHLAAADLLVLITLPLWIYSLAHTWVFGEHFCKAVVYIINVCMFSSIFFITLMSVERYLAICHPFVMMRWKTKSIMNRCLVFLWLFALLLGVPAVLTRSVDESDGAAMCLSMEVDSLTLAILSLCVEIFGGFVVPFIILIVCYCLVAAQLRKMSFNSKQKSMVLVHTVVVAFTVCWLPYHIINITDLVCILGSGTEHECVPESIVYSSGALVFISSSVNPVLYAFFARNLRGSFKESRLVRLFQEIATHTNKLREMALQQQTDQRAANTDVELMSDSLCEKNAVNP, translated from the coding sequence ATGAACTACTCCGCTGAGCTGTCTCCTTCAGAGGCCCCTGAGGAGTTTGATGGTGGGACGGCAGTGGTTTGTGTGATCTTGGGTCTGTCCTTCCTGGTTGGAGCTCCGGGGAACCTGCTGGTGATCTGGACTATCCTGAGAAATGTTAAGCAGCGCTCCCACACTGTGGTGCTCCTCCTGCACCTGGCTGCTGCAGACCTGCTCGTCCTCATCACCCTGCCTCTGTGGATCTACTCTCTGGCTCACACCTGGGTGTTTGGAGAACATTTTTGCAAGGCCGTGGTGTACATTATCAATGTGTGCATGTTCAGCAGCATCTTCTTCATCACCCTCATGAGCGTGGAGCGCTATCTAGCCATCTGTCATCCATTTGTGATGATGCGCTGGAAGACCAAGAGCATCATGAACAGGTGTCTTGTATTTTTGTGGCTCTTTGCTCTGCTTCTGGGAGTGCCTGCAGTTCTGACCCGGAGTGTGGATGAAAGTGATGGAGCTGCAATGTGTCTTTCCATGGAGGTCGACTCTTTGACCCTTGCAATCCTCTCCTTATGTGTGGAGATCTTTGGGGGTTTTGTTGTTCCTTTCATCATTCTCATTGTTTGTTACTGTCTTGTTGCTGCACAGCTCAGGAAAATGAGTTTCAACTCCAAACAGAAATCCATGGTTCTTGTCCACACTGTGGTGGTTGCTTTCACAGTATGTTGGTTGCCTTACCACATTATCAACATTACTGATCTGGTTTGCATTCTAGGATCCGGCACAGAACATGAATGTGTCCCGGAAAGTATTGTCTATAGCTCTGGTGCCCTTGTTTTCATCAGCAGTTCGGTAAATCCTGTGTTATATGCCTTCTTTGCGAGGAACTTGCGAGGGAGTTTCAAGGAGTCGAGGCTTGTCAGGCTGTTTCAGGAAATAGCcactcacacaaacaaactcaGGGAGATGGCATTACAACAACAGACTGACCAGAGGGCAGCAAATACAGATGTAGAGCTGATGTCGGACTCTCTGTGTGAGAAAAATGCTGTGAATCCTTGA